The Metallosphaera hakonensis JCM 8857 = DSM 7519 genome includes the window GTGCACTTGCTTTTCTCTCCAATAATCAGCATTCGAGGTTTCCTATAAAGATATTCGAGATAGGAGACGTTGTAATAAAAGATGACAAATCTGATACTCTTCATAGTAACGAGCCCAGGCTAGTGGTTGCCATGATGGATAGCAGAGTGAGTTATGAGATGATCCAAGCTCCCCTTCATGAAGTATTATTTAATCTCACTGGAATCACACCCTCATATATAAAATCAGAGAACGAGTTACTAATTAAAGGTAGATCTGCTGAAATTTCGCTTAAAGGTAAAAAATTGGGAATTATAGGAGAAGTTAGCCCAGAGGTATTGGAAAAGTATAACTTACTTTATCCGGTTCTGCTTGCTGAGCTAAATCTAAATACATTAAAGGAGGCTTTATGATATGCCTATCGTAGAGTTATCAGATGTAGACTTATATTACAGGCAAGTTGGGGAAGGAGAACCAATAGTTCTTATTCATCATTTGGCTGGGTCCGTTGAAAGTTGGGAATTTGTGGAGGAATATCTCAGTTCTAAGTACCGTATAATCACGTATGATCTGAGAGGCCATGGCAAGAGTTCTGTACCACCATTGACTTACACAATTGAAGAGCACGCCAAAGACCTAAGTAGATTACTTGACTATCTTGGGATAGACGAACCGATACTTATCGGGCACTCCATCGGTTCCCTCATTGCAATGGAATATGCGCTTAGGAGACCTGTAAAGAAATTGGTATTAATTGGAGCTCTATATAGGTCGCCAGATCCAATACCATATATGAAGTACATGGATATCGCTAGGAGATTTGGTATGGAGGCATTGGCGTTATACAGGAAGACTAACGGTGAGCTACCGCCTAAGATAGTAAGTGATAGGGAGCTGTGGAACAAGTTTGTCCAAATATACAAGGCAACGCCAATTGTGGGCTATTTAAATACGGTAAGAGGACTACTCGAATCCCCGAATTATGAGAACGAAATAGATAAACTAGGGGAGTTCAAATTGATATATGGTAGTGAAGATAAATTAAAGACCAATAAGGACATTTTTATGAGGGCAGGTAAGGTTGATTATAGTGAAATCCAAGGTGTTGGACACTTTCCCAATATGGAAGAACCAGAGGAACTGTCAAGGCTTTTGCTCTAACACTCCCTTCCTCTTTATAACTTCTTCCTTGACTTTTTCCACGGCTTCTCTGACCTTCTTTTCAACCTCCTCTTTACTTTCTCCACTCCAAGCAAACTGGATCTCTAGATAAGGCTCGTTA containing:
- a CDS encoding alpha/beta fold hydrolase, with product MPIVELSDVDLYYRQVGEGEPIVLIHHLAGSVESWEFVEEYLSSKYRIITYDLRGHGKSSVPPLTYTIEEHAKDLSRLLDYLGIDEPILIGHSIGSLIAMEYALRRPVKKLVLIGALYRSPDPIPYMKYMDIARRFGMEALALYRKTNGELPPKIVSDRELWNKFVQIYKATPIVGYLNTVRGLLESPNYENEIDKLGEFKLIYGSEDKLKTNKDIFMRAGKVDYSEIQGVGHFPNMEEPEELSRLLL